TTAAGGTGGGGTTAAGCTCACAAGCATCGTACAAACACACTTGAAgaggaacaaaaacaaaaacaaagtgagaCAACTTTATTCAGTTTACCGACTAATCATGCATATAAAATTGTCATTAGATGTATGTTTGGGTGAGGGATTTCCAAGTCCCAAGGGATTGAGGCCAATTAGTAACCAATGGACCACAACACGTTAGATAAACGGGATTAGAAGTGCCCTTCATGAGCATTAATGTGACAAGTATTTGCAAATCCGTAAACTACAGTTCTAATACACCATGCTGTCAAACATCTGCTTAAACTTAATTCATTCAAAACTTGGTCTCCCAAAATCTCACAGAAAGGGTCTAAtgcatttcattcaaaaccaaCAGAACTTACTTTTGACAAAAACTAATGTTTAGCAAAAGAATTTTCCAGTTCCACGGATTCTTGTCACATTATGTGATCATCCAGTTTTACTTTTCATCTACCATTGTGGTTCTGTGCAAGCATCCAGTAAAACGAAATAAACTTGCATTAGTCCATCTATATAAAACATCACATCATAGACTGCTATAGCACATCCTTCTGTTTATATTTTGACATTTTCCGTCTATCTATGTTAACACAACACATTCTCACATCCTTGCCCACACACTCTCCCTAACCATAAACCTAGTGTGACAATTTCAGGAATAAACTGGTAACAGGGTAGCATAATTAACATATCAGAAAAAAATTAAGGACTAAAAGAATACAAAAGGTTTCTTGATAAAATAAACTatgaaaaataaagaaacttGTATAAAGAGGTATGTGGTCACTACATTTTAAATAGcattaaaaaaaacttgaaattttttaaagagcattaaaaaaaaaaatttaatttgacCAAAGCATACAATACTTCTCAACATCTAGGGAAATGAAGAATAATCATTATCActggaaaggaaaaagaaaatacttacAACAACAGGAAAGGGCTTATGGACTCACAAATGGAACTTCGAACCCTTTTGTGGCCGCTTCCTTCCATTGGGTTTAGTAAAGCCCATTATATTCATTGCCTGACCAATCATAATTTCTTCTAAATCCACCACCATTAGAGTTGTTAAACCTCGATGCAGAATATCTGTGCTGAAAAGCCTTTGACGACCCTTGTGAGATTGGGCTTCCGgagtcattccaaatcttttTAGAGGATCCAGAACTTGAAGCATGACCACCTGCAGTCAAACTAGGAACCCTACGACCCCAACTAGATGGTGTTGCCGGAGACTTCCAATTGTTCTTTTTGCCTTTTCTAGGGGAGAAGTCCCCTGGATCATCCATTATCCAACCACCTCTATGTTTTGCCTTTTGTGGTGTTGTAAAAACTCTTTCTTCAAATTGGGTCTGTTTCCTTTCATGGGCCTTATTTAGGTCATGAGGAGCAGACTTGAATCCCATGTGGTCTCTCCTTTCCTTATGACGTTTCAAAACTGGAGTAGAAAAATTAGGTAATTccccaatttttttgtgaaCCTACAAGTTTCACAAAACACACCAGTTAGTTTTTTCACGAGTAAACTAACACTATGAATCGACAGTGAAGAAAATTTCACTAAAAACTAATTCTGGGAGGTGTACACTGAGAGTTACATTGACCAAACTTGCGCATTCACGAGCAATATGACCACCTTCACCACACTTGTAGCATAACCGAGGCGTTCCAAAACCAGTGGTTTCCCCACCACGTAAGCTTACACATGCCTGCATGTACAGAATCCCCTTTCTTAgacaaaagtaaaaaaaggaAGGGCGTTTCGGTGAAATGGAAGCAGAAAAATAGAATGCGAACCCTCTTCTGGACACAGGCAGGAAACTACAATTTTTAATAAcagaatatgattgtgtaacATAACATCTCCCAATAAATTACAAGATATAATTGATAAATATGTTCAATGAGATTGGTGCATGTAAAGAATTGTCAAAtgaaaaaacacaaactaatacATGATCTGATGTAATCTATTCTTGAAGCAAGTAGCAAGAAATAAAATAACCATAACAAtacattataatttttattgttGATAAAATTTAGATTCACCAACATTTCAAGCATGagtaataaaaaaactaaacatCAGACTGAGATATATGTATGAAACTAAAGAGCGTATTTGATGCATAGGCATTGCATATCCAGTTTTAACAACAGAAAGACAAATcaaagaagtaaaaatggataGAAAAAAGtagatgaaaaacaaaaaaatttaaagaccAGGAACAAAACTTAGTTTCTTCTAGAATTCATCTATAAACAAAAGGCTTTTAAAACAACAAGCATCGTCTTCTAAACCATACTGTTGAAATCACATCACTccctaaacaaataaaaattatgaTATGATGTTTTTCATATTTAAGAAAACCAGTGAAACCACTTCACAGCACAAATCATGTGCATTCATCTAAAACTTTTCTTTGAAAAAGGTCCTTACATGAGCATGTGCTTCTCATTCATTAGATGAGTCAAAGGACCAATTTAGCACTAAGTTTATGAGTTGGACAATATATCCCTATTGCAAAACGATAGACCTTGCTTGCATATATATGCAGCTTCCAAGACAATGGGCCTTGTTTGCATCTATGCAGCCTCTAATGCACCTTTCCATCCAACCACTAAGATAAAACGCAAAAACAGTTTAAAGAACATTTGAAACATTTAACAAGACTTACCATACCAGTATGCCCCATTGAACCACATTTGTAACAGGAAACTTCCCATGGACTAGTGTCAACATACTTGACACAACATAAATGGCCAAATCTCTTGCAGACATAGCATTGGATTTCCTGATTCATGAAAAGAAATATAGAAACCACTCTTGAACATAATGCTTAACAATATAATTATTATCAATATCATATCATAAATCATATGAACATACTCTTAGAAATCTCACGATACCTTAAGATCATCAGTTGAATAATCATTCCTGCATGAGAACATATCATGTCCAGAATCTCCACATTTTAGACATATTTGGGATTTCAATAAGCCACCATTCTGCTTTTCTGGACAGTCTTTAGCATGGTGTCCACCTTTTTTGCAGATAAAGCAATCTTGTCCCTATTGAGATTTAAATCAGGTACCATAAGAGGCCCCACAAAAATAAAGGATGCATAAGAACCCTCTGATAGAGCACTCAATGAGAACAGGGCAAACTAAGAAGAAAAACAGGTGAAATATTGAACAATCTTTATAAAATGACACAAAAGAACTTGGCATGCAGAAACTGGTGAACAACTCATGAGATTTGGACTGgcactatctcaacattatctagCATTAAGAAAACAGGAAAaccctattttattatttatggatCTTTCTAATCAAACATGATCTGGAAACAGCAGAGAGTATGTGTACCAACAACCTACTTCTAAAATAACAAGCACTTAATCCTTCTCAGAAATCAAGGGAAGAATAACTATTCATTGCCAAAAGAAAGTTCTCAATCCTTCCAGAAAAGCGAAAAACAAGTAAGAGAAGGAATCAATTTAAATCTTGCATGTCAACATAATACAAGTGGCTGAAGCCCCACCACCCTCCGGACTAATAAACATGTAGTAATTAAGACTTAGAGAATGGGGTCAATTCAACTAATTCTCCAGATTATTTTGACGATTATTTTCAGAAAGTAAAAGAGTCAACTTAAAATTGTGTTTCTCTTCCAACTAACCTTTCTGCAGTGTTTTGCATTGTGCTCCAAACTGCCACAAACAAAGCATGGCTTCTTTCGCTTAGCTACGGTACAATTCACTGCCGCATGACCTTCTTCGCCACAGTTAAAGCATGCTCCCCAGCTACAATCTGGAGGATCAAAATACCTTGGTCCCCGctgatataatagaaataagatAGGCACCATTCTAAGTTCTTCATATAGATTTTCATTTTCGAAGGGGCATTTCAAAGCAAACATTTGAACTCACAAGAAGTTTCCGCAGCACAACATTGTCGGTAAACTCAACATTTTCCAGTTGCTTAGCCTCAGCCAAATCTACAGCATTAGCTTCCTCTatcttctcttcctcttttgCAACAACCTAAACAAATAACGGGATGCAAAACAGTCATACGTAAACAGCTCTTTCACCCTCTTGTCAAGCAAAGATTAATCCGTTTACGCCAGAAAATGAGAGGAAACCGAAAACAAAATTAAGCAATAAAGTCTAAGCACCTTCTCAGGTTTAAAATCAAACCCTCCAATTCAATCCCATTATTTCTTTAATCACAATTAACAAAATTGTATAGTGAAAATAATTAAGATTAATGCCGATGAAGAATATTATGGAATACCTCAAACAATCAAGTTTTCCTAGAAACAAACAGAGTAAAAGACGAAAATCACTCACAGCTTGATCttcaatcttcatcttcttaatattcttcttcctctgcttcCTCCTTACCTTCTTAGTCTCCAAACCTGCAGCCGCAACTTCAGCTTCctgcgaagaagacgaagatggGAGTTCAACCAAACCGCCACTCGGCTCGCCCGACACGGCGGCGTTGTTATCGGATGCCAACTTCGCCGCGCGCATTAACAAAGCTTTCTCGACGATTTTGAGGCTGATATCTTCGTTGGCCTCATCGTCGTCGCTGCTGCTCTGTTCGGCAGCAGATTTCGAAGGGTTTTGATTAGTTAATTCTCGTTCTTCTTCGCTCACTTCGTCCCGATCAAGCTTGGCCTTTTGCCTCTCCCTCTTGCCCATGTTCTTCTTCCCAAATCTGAAGCCCTAACCCTAATTTCTGAGGACTCGCGACTGTCAAAGCTAAAGAGGTGGGcgtgttttttaattttgattcaaCTGGGAAGCTAGGGTTTCCCACTGGATTGCGGCTCTCGGTGGAGATTCTGAAGTTTCTAATGGACGGTTGTGATTGGACTTGGACGCTCCGATGATGACGCGACTTCTAAAGAGGAGGCGCTTTCCTTTATGTAGACCATCTCTATCCTTGGCTAAAAACTAAGCTCCCGTTTGacagctcggactgtactgactatatCTGTCGGATATGATAAATACTCATCGGACAGTACTaactaaattagtcgggcgtttggtgcagtatcggattaataaccgtattatttatacagTGTTTGATATTATATCGGATAGgaagaaaacttaaaataaaattaaacttaaaaaaaaataaaatgaaacccATATCTCTCCGCCGCACCCCcaaactccctccctctctcccttcttcttccccgacTACAGAACAAAAGAATCCCAAATAATGAAACCCAGATCTCTCCGCCGCACCCCCAAactccttccctctctctcttcttcttctccttccccgaCTGCAAAAGAATGCCAAACCCCCTCACTGGCCTGGGCTCAGCCTTGGCCTCTGAGAATTTCTGGAAGGGTTCCCTTCGGGGTAAAGCCCTGCAATTCTAAGTCCAAATTTCTTGCTACCTTCACAATCTCCTGATCCAAAGTTCCCAGGTTCCTCACCTGCCAGTTGTAGGCGATGGCAGAAAGAGCGGAGAGCGAGAGTGAGAAGGAGCAGAGAGCGAGAGTGAGAACGAGCGGAGAGCGAGAACGAGCAGGAGGCCGACTAAGTTATACGGAGAAATTGGATGGGATTAGGAAGCAGGTATACACCGGGTAAAAAAGGTGGGCCAGGATTATTTAATCCGGTGCTTATTTAATCCAAACGGCACCAAACACTGTACACCGTATTATTAGTACTATCCGGTGTTTTATACGGTGTGCCAAACAGGGCCTAAATTTTTTAGTCTggaaaatttagtttttaacttagaaataatttttttgcttCAACTTttatggcctaaaattttagtcatggattattaaagaatgaacttaggctaatttttttcttgaattaactttttaaaaaaaaaaattatgtagattatcgtaaattaattttatgaacattttaatctaaaaatatttaaattctgataaatattgaaaaattactaaatctttccacaaagcaagccttcaactttcatcaaattttcaactttcaccaactgttcaactttcaccaaactttcaactttcaccaaaatTTTCATCCTCTATATAAACACAAGTTCAATATCGGTTGATCACACAATCTTCAACCTTCATCCTCTatattcaccaatctttcaactttaaaagtgtttttgtttcctaaaaatCTTCAATATCTCTTGATGGGTGATAGAAGAATGCGTAGCAGGGCAATACAGATGGCACAATACCAAGCAAGGCTTGACATTGAGGATGCTGAAATGATCAAAGCCGAAGTTGAACTTGCAAACTTGCTTATGCAATATGAGTAGCATGCCGAATCTAGCCATTGTGGTTCTGTCACAAGATGTTTATTTGTGCAGCGTGATAGAGAAGAGTGTCATGACTGAATGATGAAAGATTATTTCATTAAGCGTTCGAGATTTCCTGCTCATGATTTTCGGAGGCGATTTCGGATGAGGAGAGAGCTTTTTGAAAGCATATTGAATGCAGTTGTCAATCATGACCACTACTTTGCGAGGAAGATAGATGTCATAGGTCGACAAAGTCTATCATCTCATCAGAAACTCACATCTGCATTTCGGATGCTAGCTAATGGGTGCTCTGTAGACTCAACTGATGAGTATTGCCGACTTGCAGAGACTACTGTTATTGAGAACCTGAAGCGCTTCTGTCAGACAATTCAAGCATATATGGAGCCACATACCTTCACAAGCCAAATTGTGAAGAGAATAGGCTTCTACGCAAGGCAGACAAAAGAGGTTTCCCTGGCATGATAGGAAGTCTCGATTGTATGCATTGGGAGTGGAAAAATTAACCTACTGCTTGGGCTAACCAATTCAACGGCCGTCATAACAAGCCAACTATCGTGCTCAAGGCTGTGCGCATCTTAcgacacatggatttggcatgcattCTTTAGCGCTCTTGGATCAAACAATGATATCAATGttctttggttttcttctctGTTCGATGATGTTGTCAATGGATGGGCACCAGAATTTCTGTACAAGGTAAATGGTAATAGGTATAAGATAGGTCACTACCTAACTGATGGTATTTATCCTAGTTGGTCTACCTTTGTTAAAAGTTTTTCTCATCCCGTTAGTGCaaagaagaaattattttcGCAGAAACAAGAGTCTTATAAGAAGGATGTGGAAAGAGCGTTTGGGATCATATAAGCTCGATGGGCCATTGTTAGAGAGTCTGCACAACTTTGGCATACTGAAGACCTCTATTCATCATCCACATCTTTATTTGAAGACTCTTGCAATGGCTCATCGAGCTTGTAGGATCCCAAACGCTCTTTCCACATCCTTCTTGTAAGATTCTTGCCTCTGTGAAAATAATTACTTCTTTGCACTATCGGGATGAGAAAAACTTTTGACAAAGGTAGACCAACTAGGATAAATACCATCAGTTATGTAGTAACCTAGCTCATACCTATTACCATTTACCTTGTACCAAAATTCTGATGCCTATCTATTGACAGCATCATCGAATAGAGGAGAAGACCAAAGAATGTTGATATCATTGTTTGATCTAGAAGCGTCGAAGaatgcatgccaaatccatgtgtcgTAAGATGCCACAGCCTTGAGCATGATGGTTAGCTTGTTATGACGACCCTTAAATTGGCTAGCCCAAGCAGTAAGACAATTCTTCCACTCCCAATGCATACAATCGAGACTTCCTatcatgccagggaagcctTTTTTGTCTACCTTGCGTAGAAGCCTTTTCAAGTCTTCACAatttggcttgcagaggtatgTGGCTCCATATATGGCTTGAATTGCCTGACATAAACACTTCAGGTTCTCAATAGCAGTAGTCTCTGCAAGTCGGCAATACTCGTCAGTTGAGTTTGCAGAGCACCCATTAGCTAGCATTCAAAATGCAGATGTGAGCTTCTGATGAGGTGATAAACTTTGTTGGCCTACGACATCTATCTTCCTCGCAAAGTAGTGGTCATGATTGCAACTGCGTTCAATATGCTTTCAAAAAGCTCTCTCCTCACCCGAAACCGCCTTTGAAAATCATGAGCAGGAAATCTCGGACGCTTGATGAAATAATCCTTCATCATTCGATCATGACACTCTTCTCTATCATGTTGCACAAATGAACGTCTCGTGACATAACCACGATGGCTAGATTTCAGCATCCTCAATGTCAAGCCTTGCTTAGTATTGTGCCATCTGCATTACCCTGTTACGCCTTCTTCTATTATccattgatgagatattgaggatttttaggaaacaaaaacactttgaaagttgaaagattggtgaatatAGAGGATGATTAAAGGTTGAAAGATTGTGTGATCAACTGATATTGGACCTGTGTTTATATAAAAGAggaaagttgaaagtttggtgaaagttgaaggcTTGCTATGTGaaaagatttagtgatttttcaatatttttcggaatttaaatatttttaaattaaaatgttcataaaattaatttacaatagtctacataattttttttttgaagttcgtttaagaaaaaaaaaaaacctaagttcattctttaataatcttgggctaaaattttaggtcaGAATGGTTAGAACAGAAaagctgtttctgggctaaaagctaaattttccaagctaaaaattttgacttttagcccaagggttgaaGATGATCATAGGGCTTTAAAAGTTtgcattttaaccaaaaatcaccctataattttatttaatgataaaaacaaaaaaaagaaaataataaaatacaaaaaataaccTCATAAGAGCGCGTGCATTGCAAATTCTGTAAACTTACCATATATATTGCAGCAATCCAcaccttttattattattttctttaatagCTTCAAACCCTAGCCTCATAGCCCCACGTGcctctttcctctttctttatTTCATGTTTAGGAGCTTTAATGATGATAGTTAGTACTTTCAATGCTCCCCTCATGTTCCCGCTCTCACCATTTTCAACAAAAATGTAATAAACTATCCCCCATAATAATCTTAACTGATGATTTCCTATTTGAACTTCTTGTGAGAATGGAATAGGCTCTCATCTTTCCTAAAATTAAAGAAAGACTTGCTCTCTTCAAACTTAAATGACTAATTGTTTTGGATGACACTTCCTGAAGAGATTCGACCGTTATAATACTTTTGACGACATTCTCGTGTATAGAATAATTATTTGGGTATTCATTGTTAGAATGTTCACAGCTCATCCATTAATCAGAATAACAACTAATCAAAAAACA
This window of the Malus domestica chromosome 03, GDT2T_hap1 genome carries:
- the LOC103425565 gene encoding uncharacterized protein isoform X1 — protein: MGKRERQKAKLDRDEVSEEERELTNQNPSKSAAEQSSSDDDEANEDISLKIVEKALLMRAAKLASDNNAAVSGEPSGGLVELPSSSSSQEAEVAAAGLETKKVRRKQRKKNIKKMKIEDQAVVAKEEEKIEEANAVDLAEAKQLENVEFTDNVVLRKLLRGPRYFDPPDCSWGACFNCGEEGHAAVNCTVAKRKKPCFVCGSLEHNAKHCRKGQDCFICKKGGHHAKDCPEKQNGGLLKSQICLKCGDSGHDMFSCRNDYSTDDLKEIQCYVCKRFGHLCCVKYVDTSPWEVSCYKCGSMGHTGMACVSLRGGETTGFGTPRLCYKCGEGGHIARECASLVNVTLSVHKKIGELPNFSTPVLKRHKERRDHMGFKSAPHDLNKAHERKQTQFEERVFTTPQKAKHRGGWIMDDPGDFSPRKGKKNNWKSPATPSSWGRRVPSLTAGGHASSSGSSKKIWNDSGSPISQGSSKAFQHRYSASRFNNSNGGGFRRNYDWSGNEYNGLY
- the LOC103425565 gene encoding uncharacterized protein isoform X2, which translates into the protein MGKRERQKAKLDRDEVSEEERELTNQNPSKSAAEQSSSDDDEANEDISLKIVEKALLMRAAKLASDNNAAVSGEPSGGLVELPSSSSSQEAEVAAAGLETKKVRRKQRKKNIKKMKIEDQAVVAKEEEKIEEANAVDLAEAKQLENVEFTDNVVLRKLLRGPRYFDPPDCSWGACFNCGEEGHAAVNCTVAKRKKPCFVCGSLEHNAKHCRKGQDCFICKKGGHHAKDCPEKQNGGLLKSQICLKCGDSGHDMFSCRNDYSTDDLKEIQCYVCKRFGHLCCVKYVDTSPWEVSCYKCGSMGHTGMACVSLRGGETTGFGTPRLCYKCGEGGHIARECASLVNVHKKIGELPNFSTPVLKRHKERRDHMGFKSAPHDLNKAHERKQTQFEERVFTTPQKAKHRGGWIMDDPGDFSPRKGKKNNWKSPATPSSWGRRVPSLTAGGHASSSGSSKKIWNDSGSPISQGSSKAFQHRYSASRFNNSNGGGFRRNYDWSGNEYNGLY